The sequence below is a genomic window from Aspergillus nidulans FGSC A4 chromosome V.
TATGATCACCCAAAACCCTGCACGGGTTAGCAGGCTTCGGGTACAGGTCCTGACTTTCAACCGACCTGCGGGTTTTGTCAAGCCCTGAGTCAAGAGTCTTATAAGTATACATCACAATGATATGCCACCTTGCGCCGAAATGAACGACAGCGGCCGCCAACAATAATCGGATGCAACCTTGACTGCAAACCCGTCAGCTGCTTAATACCAATAATAAGCTCTCTAGCCACTCTTTCACTTCTTAAAGGAACTTCTTAGTAGGTGATACTGCAGTTGAGGAAAGCCGCTAGGGAAAAATGTTAGTAATGCATCCTTTACCTGAGAATAATAGAAAAACTTAcacttggagaagaaggcatAGCTCTCAGCGTTCTCAAGAGCGGAAGCAGAGCTCAAACCATGCACTGCGTCATAGCCATACGTCTCGGGGCCGAAGATGCCTTTGGTATGCGCCAGCTCATGCAAGCTAGAAGTTGCTTGATCCAGGACACTACAAATGTTTGACCACGCAGGGAAATCGGTAAAGTATGCAGGGCAAGTTCGGACCCTTCCGTAGGTTCCGTCCGTGTCACCGTAGGCGGTCATGGTAAAAGAGTGGCTGTTAACGCATTCGATGCCCTCCGGAGTGCAGTAGTAGGTTACAACGCCTTGGTTCCCGTTCGTGGCCTCTGTGGCGATCTTCTCCAAGACATCCGCAACACGGTTGCGAGCCTGCGCGTCattggtcttgaagaagctctggAAGAGGCTGTATGAGTAGCCAGATCCGCTGCGGATGAGGCTGGCTCCTGAAATGGCCATCTCTGCAGCCTGGGCGAGTGCGTTGTTAATTGCTTGCACCCCCTCGTCATTGCAGTTTTCAAGGGTAGCGCGGGTATTCAGAGGGCTGCCAACAACACCCGCAATCAGAGGAAGAGCAACAACGGCCTGGAAGAAACGCATTTTGATGTACTGGTAGGGAAGGTCTGCCAATGGTAATGATTGAATATGTAGTAACAAGGACGTAATCTAAACGAGAGTATGCGCGATAGAAAGAAACAATCAAAAAGAAGGCTATTGACCGGACGATGGATGTCAATCTTATATTTCACCTCAAAGTGACCTGATAGTTTATCCCTGACAGATACAGCTCTGAAAGTTTCCTTATGTTCAGTTGACACACCTCAGGATTTTCGCCGGCTGTTTCAGAATATATTCGTCAGAAGGCAGCAACCCTGTCAAACACAACGGCTCCATAATTCAGATGTGCCGTACCTGCTATGAGCAGAACTTCTGTGGCAAACAGATCCTACAGAAGATTGGCAAATTGTTTTGCTTTTGCATTCTGTAGGTATAGTCCAGTCCAGGCACGCTAGCCACTGGTGCTGTACCCCTGGCAATAACGACCAAATCTACCCGGATTCAAGCACCCTGGTTTTACTATACCATGAAAGAGGCCTTCACCGACATGCAAGATATGCGTTAGAATGGAGCATTTCTCCTGAACTGCCTTGGTAGTGTCCTAGATCACCGCTTAGCTAAGAGGAATGAGATCCACCCGAAGTTCATGGATGGATAAGGTCACTTGATAATCTTGAAACATGTCTAGCTTGCCTCCACAAAATGAGGGATTTCTAACAGGGTTAGAAAGGGTTTTCAACGCTTAGAGCTGCTGATAGAAGATGTTAGAGGTCACATGCTTGATTGGCACATTATCTTACACTATCATTGACTGCTCGGTACGCAGTACACAGTCCGGAAGAAAGAGACTACTACGATGTGCCAGTCTGAAACAGTCTAATTTAGAGTTCTAGAGCGTTTTCGCCCATAGAGACCCAACGTCTCAGAGCATTTCCATTCGCTTTCCTGCGGATAGTCCCCATCAAGTAACCTATCCATACCGACACGTGCAGCGGAATACGTAAAGTCCTAGGGCATACGAAAGAGACATGCCCATCCGTAGCTCCCATAGTCGTCAGGTTACTCCAGCGTGATGTCCTTGTAACTCATACAAAACAGCTCTATAATCCCAGAAAACCGTACGCCGCTATTTCTTCCAAATCTTGACTAGGATTACTGCAATGTCCAGTTTACAAAGGTATCTAGGAGTTATCACCATAAGAGAAATCCCGAAATTTCTCCTTGTGGTGAAAGTTCTTGGCACTTAGGGTTTTTGCACAGGTACCACACAGATTATCAGAGCACCTGTGCAGATCATAATGTGAAAGTGCAGGGTCAGGAAATATTCTTAGAACGATATAACGGATTACATACAACAGGCAGGATACAAAGTCAGGCCATTAAACAGATGCATAGACGGAGACAGGACGTAGCCCTGAATTCAGGTTGGATCGAAGCAGGAGCTCAGGAAATCTCAGCTAGCTGGGCAATCAGTAACGGCGAAATCGCGGTTTCATCCCGTACAAGGCTCAAGTTAATTCCGCAGTCCGGCGTATCCTATTTGCTGAGGCCTAGGATAAGCGGGGCAGGGCACCATGACGCCAAGTTGCGCAAGATGCCGAGCCGCGCAATCCTGTTTCACATATGATAGAGTACATTTTATACTTTCCTGATAACGTAAGGACCACATCGCTAGAAGCCTCTTGTTAAAGCTCTACTTCATCAGTATAGATCAGCCTATTAACAAGAAAGGCTACCATTGCCATGTAAAGCCAACGTAGGGGAAAGAATGGTCAAAGTAATGCAAGGCTAATCCTTGGGAAACCCCAGGCCGGATCATCCGTGTCTTGAAATGCATCTGCGGGCATATATGATTTAGCCTGGCGACAGGTCCATGACGAGGTCAATGTTGGGGAGAAACTACCTTAGTCTAAGGTAGGTGTGTTTTGCGCATAAGAAGGGTCTCTTGATGggaaaaagaggggaagggggaATATTGTTCGAAGCGAAGCGAGAGTGGGGCGCATAGGAGGGTAGTTCTAATTCAGTAGCAAGCTTGGATCTCGATTGCTTTTTCTGGAGCTCCCTTGGTCGTTGGCTGAGGCTCCCAATTTCTCTATCCAAGACGGGCAGGATCTATAACACGTAGACCAAGCCAAAATCCGTGACAGGTTTAGGGTCAGCACCCCGACCCGAAACCCGCGCCGAGATAGTGGGCTTTGGCATTTTCCTGTTTCTGGTTCCTGCTAGACTAATACAAAAGCCGTGACGGGTCCAAGGTCAAAACCCGAACCCTCGGGTCAGGTCGAGGGTCAGGACCCGTACCTACCGATCACGGGTTGGGTCGACCCCTCACATCGTAGACGCAATATTTATTATCCGAGGCCTATCTTGATGGTTTCAAAGGGCACACCGATTCTTTATCTCTATCTTAGGAACGTAGCTATGATAACTCAGTCAATTATTCTGTTGTGATGAGACTCTTCATTGAGCTAAACTAGTAGTTGCTCTCTGTTCTGGACCCCAAACCCCTACAGTACTCGTGGGCTGGTCAAAGTCTGGGTCCTGCCACATGCCCCATGAGTATCAGGTTGCATCACAGGATTTCTCCTTCCAACCATTACCGGCAATGAGCATACGAATACAGGTATCAATGGTCTGATGTGACTTAATCGGTTTTGGCGCGCACCAAGCCAAGCAAGGCACTGAGATGCTTGCCAGAGTATGCACCAACTCCTATATATTCGCACTATACAGCTTCCCGGCTGTTTATTTCAGTGTTATCGTTACTAACATTGCAGCTCCTATTAAACTTCCCTGTACCTGATCAAGTATCTCCCAAGCATATTTTATCAATTTCGCGATTAGATTGTGGGGCGTGCTTGAGATAAGAAACTACCAAGGCTTAATATATATGATATATAAATTAGTCTTTCTAGCACCTCTCAGCAATGAAAAGTTAGACATACAAAGTCTAAATTAAAGGACATGTATATAGAAGGCATAAATCGAGAATGTAGTTCATGATAGATGAGGAACCTATATTTGCCAACTAGAATTAACCTTGTTAGTAGAGTCATTCCACAATCGCAAGATGGGAGAGATGTAGGGACTTAGAAAATTATGGAATAATCTTTCTATAAAGAAGCCCCATGATCCTATTTGTTTGAAGCCGCACGAATCATGGTCTCCTCATTACTCGACCATTTAAAGATCAATCCCACTTCTCCAAAACGTCTGATAACGCAGCCAAATACTTATCCAGCGCTGTGAGTGGCAGGTTTCTTCCATAAAAGCATCCGGGCCCCTCTTCTATGTATGAACGAACAGCCCTGCAAATTGTGGGAGGATTAGGTTCGGCATCATATCGATTGTTAAACTCGAATACACAAAATGGCGGCTTCTTAGCCTCCACTGGGTTCCGTAGAAGAGCAAATTCTCACTGTTTGGCAATTCTCGGAACTCGAAGCACCCGCAAGATTTTGTTATCATGCTCAGGATCACCAAAGTGTGGTTTTGCTCCTGCAATTGAGTAGGTATTTTTGAGGCATCTGAGGAAAGTCCGTGGTTGCGAGTCTCGGCATTCCCAGAGACGAGAAGTAAATGCCGCTTTCTCGCGATTCTCGATCCAGTCATCCGCTGTTATACGACCGTAAAACGCCTTCAAATACAGGAACTGACTCCTGGACGCTGCTTGAACTCGTTCAAGCAGCGGAAGGTGGCGGAGCCAGTGGATCAGGCGCGGCGCACGTTCGGTCGATGTCATCGAGGCGCTTAGAAGCAGATTTCTTGTTGCAGTGGGGTAATCAATAATATTTGCGAAGGCTGCAATGGCAACCGGTGACGCCGTTATGCACGCTAATTCTTTCGTCAGCACCCAGTCAACATGTCGTTGGTCGCCCCCCAATGCAGGCAAGCATAGAGCAAGGGACCGTCGCTTGGTGAGGGACGGGTGTTGGGGCTTCCCCAGGCGGCGCCAATCCTGTCTAGATATTGTGAGTCCACAATCAAAAGATAAAGTGGATTGAATAATTCCAACTTCTTGCGGGCTGTCAGATGTATCTTGGCCTCTCCGTCCATTGCCGCCATTATGAGAGCGAGGTCGTGAGCGGACTCGGGGAGAGAGAGTAAACGAAACCGAAGTTGCACATCTCTATGAGACCTGATAGCTATGTGTTCAGGGTAGTACTCCGGTAAGATATCCCGTATTCTG
It includes:
- a CDS encoding putative metalloproteinase (transcript_id=CADANIAT00002775) yields the protein MRFFQAVVALPLIAGVVGSPLNTRATLENCNDEGVQAINNALAQAAEMAISGASLIRSGSGYSYSLFQSFFKTNDAQARNRVADVLEKIATEATNGNQGVVTYYCTPEGIECVNSHSFTMTAYGDTDGTYGRVRTCPAYFTDFPAWSNICSVLDQATSSLHELAHTKGIFGPETYGYDAVHGLSSASALENAESYAFFSKSAFLNCSITY